From Polynucleobacter ibericus:
TCTTTCTCAAATTTCTTTTTTATTAAGCAATTTTATAAACTTAGTTAGCTTAGCTTTTTACGTAAGAGTTCATTTACCTGGCCTGGATTAGCCTTACCTTGTGAGGCCTTCATAATCTGGCCCACTAGGGCATTAAAAGCCTTCTCTTTGCCAGAGCGGAACTCTTCAACAGACTTCTGATTAGCTGCCAGAACTTGATCAATGATTGTTTCGAGTGCGCCACTGTCACTAATTTGCTTCAAGCCTTTGGCATCAATGACTTGATCAACCGTGCTAATGGCTTTACCCGTAATTGCCTCTTCCCAAAGAATGGCAAAGATATCTTTAGCAATCTTATTGGAGATGGTGCCGTCTGCTACGCGAGTCAGCAATGGCGCTAAATGCTCTGCCTTTAATGGCGCATCTGCTGCGGCAATACCTGCGCGGTTTAATGACGATGCAAGTTCACCAGCAATTAAATTAGCGGCTGCTTTTGCCAATGGCTTACCAACGATAGCCAAGAGGTCTTCAAATACTTTGGCAGTATCACGATCTTGCGTGAGCAACTGGGCATCGTAAGCGCTCAAACCAAACTCGCTTTGCCACTGTTCGCGCAATTGCGCGGGGAGCGCGGGCATTTTGCTACGTACATCCGCAATCCATGCGTCATCAATGACTACTGGCAATAAATCAGGATCCGGGAAATAGCGATAGTCGTTGGCATCTTCTTTACTGCGCATGCTGCGCGTTTCACCACGATCAGGATCATATAAACGCGTTTCTTGAACAACAGTGCCACCATCTTCAATCAGCTCAATTTGACGACGAACTTCGTATTGAATGGCTTCTTCCAAAAAGCGGAAAGAGTTCAAATTTTTAATTTCACAACGAGTACCAAACTCAACCTGACCCTTAGGGCGAACGGATACGTTGGCGTCGCAACGGAAAGAGCCCTCTTGCATATTGCCGTCGCAAACTCCGAGCCAAACGACTAGGCCATGCAAAGCCTTGGCATAGGCAACTGCTTCAGCTGCACTGCGCATGACTGGCTCAGTCACGATCTCTAGCAGGGGTGTGCCAGCACGATTTAAGTCGATACCGCTAGAAGGCTCGCCATGGGGGCCAGTAAAGCCCTCCTCGTGAACTGATTTGCCCGCATCTTCTTCCATATGGGCACGAGTGAGCTCAACTACTTTTACCTCATCGCCTACCAACATTTCAAGATGTCCGCCAACAACAACCGGAATATCCATCTGACTAATTTGATAGCCCTTTGGCAAATCAGGATAGAAATAATTCTTACGCGCAAAAATACTTGCCGGTGAAATCTTCGCATTCACAGCCAAACCAAAACGAATAGCATGTTCAACAGCTTGACGATTTAGCACTGGTAAAACACCAGGCAATGCCAGATCAACTGCACATGCTTGTGTATTTGGTTCTGCACCAAAGCGTGTACTTGCGCCACTAAAAATCTTGGACTGCGTTTGTAGCTGTGCGTGGGTCTCTAGACCAATAACGACTTCCCATTGCATCATGCCACCTCGCTTGCTGGTCGCAAATGCCAATCACTGGCTTGCTGATATTGATGAGCTACCTGCAACAAGCGTGCTTCAGAAAAATAATTGCCAATCAACTGCATACCAATAGGTAGGTTGTTTGCATTAAATCCACAAGGAACGCTCATCGCTGGCAAGCCTGCTAAGTTCGTAGAAAGCGTATAAATATCTTCTAAGTACATTTGTACAGGGTCTTTTGACTTCTCACCCAAGCGCCAGGCTACATCAGGAGCTACAGGCCCAAGGATGACATCGCACTGATTAAATGCAGCCTGGAAATCTGCCGCAATAATGCGACGAATTTTTTGCGCTTGAAGATAGTAAGCGTCGTAGTAGCCGTGGCAAAGAACATACGTTCCAATCATGATGCGGCGCTTTACTTCTGAGCCAAAACCTTCGGTGCGTGACTTCGCATACATATCATTAAGATCACGATATTCGTTAGCGCGATGTCCATAACGAACACCATCAAAGCGACTCAAATTACTGGATGCTTCAGCTGGAGCTAAAACGTAATACACCGGAATGGATAACTTTGTCTTAGGCAAACTCACTTCAATTAATGTGGCGCCTAGGTTTTCTAAAAGCTTAGCTGCTTCATTAACAGATTTCGCAACATCACTTGCTAAACCTTCTGCAAAGAATTCTTTTGGCAAACCAACGCGTAGACCTTCTAGTGGTTTTGCAACATTTGCATTACCTTCTTTCCAAACCTGATTGAGGTAACGGCCATAGTCTTCACCAGAATCCGCCAATGAAGTGGAGTCACGCGGATCATGCGAGGACATTGCTGAGAGCAGCAAAGCACAATCTTCCGCTGTCTTGCCCATCGGGCCAGCTTGATCTAGTGAGGATGCGTAAGCGATCATGCCGTAGCGTGATACTCGCCCATAGCTAGGCTTAATTCCAGTCAAGCCACAAAATGCAGCAGGCTGACGAATCGAGCCGCCGGTATCGGTACCGGTCGCAATCGGAGCCAAGCCAGCAGCAACAGCTGCAGCTGAGCCCCCAGATGAGCCTCCAGCTACGTGGGCAGAATTCCAAGGATTTAAAACTGGTCCAAAGGCGGAGTTTTCATTAGAGGAACCCATCGCAAACTCATCCATATTGGTTTTACCCAAACAAACCATACCAGCGGCATGGGGATTGTTTTCGTCTGGCATTCCCAGATTAGCAACCACAGTGGCATCAAAAGGGCTCTGATACCCAGACAAGATTTTGGAGGCCGCAGTAGTCTTCCAGCCCCGGGTAACGAAGACATCTTTATGTGCCACTGGGATACCAGTCAATTTTCTGGCTTTACCAGAAGAAATGAGCTGATCTGCTTTATTTGCTTGCTCTAAACTTAAGTGAGCATTCACATCAAGATAAGCATTCCATTGTTTTCCAGCCTCAATACGTTCTAAAAAGTACTGGGTTAACTCGGTGCTGGAGACCTCTTTTGCTGCCAGTGCTTTTGCCATTAAAGCGATAGGGGTGTTGTGCCAACTCATTCGATCACCCTTGGCACTAAGAAATAGCCATCATGCTGCGCAGGGGCTGATTTCATATTTTCTGCGCGATGATCTGACTCAGTCACCTGATCAACCCTCAGGGGCTGGGCCAAATCACGTAAAAAGAGGATTGGGTGAGCTAAAGGCTCAAGACCGGTTGTATCAACAGCCTGCATTTCTTCCACCAAGGAAAAAATAGCCTGCAATTGAGGCAAAACTGCCTCAGCTTCTGCCTGATTTAACTCAAGCCTCGAAAGGTGCGCAATGCGCTGGACATCATCAAGTTTCATGGGGCGCTAGAGTATCATTCCTATATATTTTCATTAACACTTTCTATTTTCCCACTACATCATGTTTGGTTTTTTCCGCAGCTACTTTTCCAATGACCTAGCCATCGACCTAGGAACCGCTAACACCTTAATTTATATGCGTGAGCGGGGTATTGTCCTCGATGAACCCTCTGTTGTGGCAATTCGCCAAGAGGGTGGTCCAAATGGCAAAAAGACCATTTTGGCCGTTGGTAAAGAGGCAAAAGCCATGTTGGGACGTGTTCCAGGCAACATTGAGGCGATTCGTCCAATGAAAGATGGCGTTATTGCCGATTTCACCATTACCGAACAAATGCTCAAGCAATTTATCAAGCTTGTGCATGAAAGCAAATTATTAAAGCCAAGCCCACGCATCATCATTTGTGTTCCTTGTGGATCTACTCAAGTTGAACGTCGCGCAATTCGTGAGTCTGCATTAGGTGCTGGTGCATCACAAGTATTTTTGATTGAAGAACCAATGGCTGCTGCGATTGGCTCTGGCTTGCCAGTTTCCGAAGCTGCTGGTTCGATGGTTGTCGACATTGGTGGCGGCACAACTGAAGTTGGCGTGATGTCATTAGGTGGCATGGTTTACAAAGGTTCTGTGCGCGTTGGTGGCGACAAGTTTGATGAAGCCATTACCAATTACATCCGTCGTAACTACGGCATGTTGATTGGTGAACAAACTGCTGAGCTGATCAAGAAAACAATTGGCTCTGCATTCCCTGGCGCAGAAGTGCGCGAGATGGAAGTAAAGGGTCGCAATCTTTCTGAAGGCATTCCACGTAGCTTCACTGTTACTAGCAATGAAATTTTGGAAGCATTAACAGATCCATTGAATCAAATTGTCACTGCAGTTAAAGCTGCTCTTGAGCAGATTCCACCTGAGTTGGCGTCTGATATTGCCGAGCGCGGCATGATGCTGACCGGCGGCGGAGCCTTACTACGCGACCTGGATCGCCTCTTGCTTGAAGAAACTGGCTTGCCAATTCATGTTGCAGAAGATCCATTAACTTGCGTGGCTCGTGGTTGCGGTATTGCACTCGAGCGCATGGATAAGTTAGGCGGAGTGTTCTCGCACGAGTAAGCGACATACACGTCGAATAGGGAATTGCAACATAGCGCTCCACCACTTTTCAGACAGGGCATTCCGGCCTTACTTAAACTGATTGTCTGTCTGTCGATCAGCATCGCTCTGATGCTGATCGATTTTCGCTTTAAAGCACTCGACCCCATCCGCAATAACGTCAATTGGATTTTGCGACCACTTGAATATGTGATGATGATGCCGCGCAATGCGCTTGAAGCAACATCAGAGTATTTCACAACAAGATCGACTCTTGATCAAGAAAACCAAGTGATGAAAGTGCGTCAAGCAGAACTTTCCTTGCTGGCAAATCAATCTGAATTTTTGATGGTGGAAAACCAAAACTTGCGCGAGCTGATGGCTTTGCAAAAACAAGTGCCGTTCAAAACATTGCCAGTTGAAATTCTATTTAATCCACCTAACCCAATTTCTCAGCGCATTGTCATTAATCGTGGCAGCAATGATGGCCTCAAGCTGGGCAACCCAATCGCCAATGATTCCGGCATATTGGGTCAAGTGGTGCGCCTTTATGAGCGTTCTGCAGAGGTTTCGCTACTCGAGGACCGAGATTTTGCGGTTCCTGTGCAAGTGGCGCGTAACGGACTGCGTGCGGCCGTTTTTGGGGCTGGACGCGGCAACCCTTTAGAACTGCGCTATTTACCAGTTGCCAGCGACCTTGAAGTTGGAGACATTTTGCTTACTTCGGGAATTGACGGCATTTACCCTCCTGGCTTTGCTGTAGCAGTAATTAGCAAAATTGAGCGCAATGCCGATAAGAATTCTTCAAATGTATTTTGCGTACCAGTTGCCGCAGTTAATCGCTATCGCCAAGCTCTTGCACTTTTGTATGACCCGCAATTTGATGCAAAGGCTCCCGCTATTAACAACAAATCTGCAACTGGCGCACCTTTAACCAATACGCCAGGCAGACGTCAAACTCGCGCGCGAGGAATGCAATGATCGATTTCCAGAGCGGCTATATTCTGCGCCCGGTAAATCCGGTCTTCATTTATTTCAGCTTATTTTGTGCACTGTTATTAAACCTGTTGCCTATTGGCAATTATGGTTGGGTGCCCGACTGGCTAATTCTGAGTATCGTGTTTTGGAATATTCATCAGCATCGTTATGTCAGCGTGATTACCGCTTTCATTTTAGGTCTGATGATGGATGTTCATAACTCAGATCTATTGGGCTTACATGCCTTTAGTTATTCGCTCGTAGCCTATGTGGCCATCTCATGGCATCGACGCATTGTGGCTCTGAGCGTTCTCTCGCAAGCCTTACACCTATTGCCTATTTTCCTATTGGTGTCACTATTTCCAGTGCTGGCACATTGGCTGCTGAGCGGTGAGCTCTACTGGTGGGCTCTGACTGGCGCTATTCAGGCGCTAATTGAAGCAATGCTTTGGCCATTAGCAACCCGCATCTTGCTAGCACCGCAGCGTCGCCCTATAGATGTTGATCACAATCGACCTCTCTAAGAATTGACATGGTTTCTTTTAAAAAACCGGATCTCGATTCATTTCAAGAGCGCATTCACATTGCGACTCTCTTTGTCACATTTTGTTTTTTACTACTCATCACGCGTCTAGTTTGGCTGCAGCTTGTTAGCCATGGAAAATATGCGCTGCTGGCAGAGAGCAATCGCATTGCATTAGTGCCCGCGCCCGCCAACCGCGGTCTTTTAATTGATCGTAATGGCATCGTCATTGGGCGTAACTATTCTGCATTAACCCTGGATGTGAATGCAGAAGAGGTCAAAGGCAACGTAGATCAATTAATCAATGATCTTTCTGAAATCATTGATATTTCGCCTCGAGATCGCCGCAATTTCAAGCGTTCTCTAGAGGATTCCCGCAATATGGGAACTTTTCCCCTACGATCGATGCTGAACGAGACTGAAACAGCCCGTTTTATGGCTAATCGCTATCGCTTCCCTGGGGTAGAAATCCGCGCCAGAAGCTTTCGGGAGTACCCATATAACGAATTAGCCTCCCATCTTATTGGCTATATTGGGCGCGTTTCCCAAAAAGATAAGGAGCGCATGCAGGCTGAAATTGAGGGTGCCAAAGCTGATGACCCCGATGCACTGCAAGCCTCTTTTTTGCCGGGCATTCAGTACGTCGGCAAGATTGGCCTAGAGCAAAGCTATGAAAACGTTTTGCGTGGTGTGCCTGGATACGATCAAGTTGAAATTACTGCGGGCGGTAAACCAGTTCGCACACTTTCAAGCTCGCCATCGGTGCCCGGTAAAAATGTTGTGCTCTCTGTTGATATCAAGTTGCAATATTTAGTTGAACAACTCTATGGCAATTTCCGTGGTGCGTTTGTTGCCATTGAACCAGAGACGGGCGACGTGTTGGCATTTGTATCTAAACCCAACTTCAATCCAAATGACTTTGTTGAGGGGATTGATTCCGTTACCTGGAAAGAGCTCAATGATTCTCCGCAGAAGCCACTCTATAACCGTCCGCTAAAGGGCATCTACCCACCAGGATCAACTTATAAACCTTTTATGGCGCTTGCTGCTTTAGAGAATAAAAAGCGCACGCCATCACAAACGATTTCTGATCCTGGTTACTTCGACTTTGGTAATCACACCTTCCGCGATGATAAAAAAGGTGGTCACGGCATTGTTGATATGCAAAAGTCAATCGTGGAGTCTTGTGATACTTATTACTATCTGCTTGCACGCGATATGGGTGTGAATATGATGCATGACTTTATGAAGCCTCTCGGCTTTGGTCAAATCACTGGCATTGATTTGCAAGGTGAATCAAAAGGCGTATTACCATCTACAGAGTGGAAGAAAAATACCTTCAAAAAACCAGAGCAACAAAAATGGTACGAGGGTGAAACTATTTCTTTAGGCATTGGTCAAGGCTATAACGCGTTCACCATTTTGCAATTGGCTCATGCCATGGCAAACGTTGCTAATAACGGCATCGTCATGAAGCCTCACCTAGTTAAAGCAATTGAAGATCCCTTTACTCGCAATCGGGTGTTAACGACACCAAAAGAAAGTTATCGCATCGATCTGAATGCTGAAAATATTGAGGTGATTAAAAAAGCGATGCTAGAGGTAAACATTACTGGTACTTCTGCGGCAGCATTTAAAGGCACCGGATATCAAGTGGGCGGAAAAACTGGTACCGCTCAAGTATTTAGCTTGAACTCAAAAGAATATAAGCACAGCGCCACTGCAGAATTTTTACGTGATCACGCTTTATATATCGCATTTGCTCCAGTCGATAAGCCAACGATTGTTATAGCAATGGTGGTTGAAAATGCAGGCTTTGGTGCGCAACATGCTGCACCAATTGCGCGTAAGGCACTGGACTACTACATAGAGGGCAAGTGGCCTAAGGAGATTCCTGAATGGAAAAGAGCCCCTTAATTAAAGTTAAAGGATTTTTCTTAGGAATCTTTGCAGGCTTAGACCGTCAGCTAGGCCTTATTCTGCTTGGCTTAGCGGCTGCTGGCTTTTTTACCTTCCTGTCTGCTAGTCAAAATACACCTGTTCAAATCGCAGATGAATTACGCAATCTCGCATTGTCATTTGTGGTGATGTGGGTTGTCTCACGCATCCCACCAAAATGGCTGGAGATGGGTGCGGTTTGGATTTATGGATTCGGTGTGGCACTTTTAGTCGCAGTGGCTGTATTTGGATTAATTAAAAAAGGTGCGCGTCGTTGGCTCAATATTGGATTTGTTATTCAGCCATCTGAAATCATGAAGATCGCAATGCCACTAATGCTTGCTTGGTACTTTCAAAAGCGTGAGGGCATTCAAAAATCGTGGGACTATGGTGTTGCTGCCATCATCTTGGCGATCCCTGTTTTTTTAATTGCTCGCCAACCAGATTTAGGAACTGCTCTCTTGGTTTTTGCAGCAGGTTTATACGTCATCATTCTGGCTGGCCTGCCCTGGAAATGGATTCTGCCTTTCGTAGGACTCGGTGTTCTGGGAATTTTGTTGATCATTATTTTCGGCAGCACTATATGTGCTCATGATGTGGTTTGGCCGCTGGTACACAATTATCAAAAACACCGCATCTGTACTTTGCTAGATCCAACAAGTGATCCATTAGGAAAAGGTTTTCACACAATTCAATCGATGATTGCGATTGGCTCTGGCGGATTCTTTGGTAAAGGCTGGTTCCAGGGAACGCAAGCCCACTTAGAGTTCATTCCAGAAAAACATACTGACTTCGTATTTGCCGTTTTCTCGGAAGAGTTTGGTCTGTTAGGCAATCTTGTTTTGCTCGGACTTTTCTTTGCATTAATTAAGAGGGGCCTAGCCATCTCTGCCAGTGCGCCAAATTTATTTACGCGATTACTTGGTGCAGCAGTAACCTTAATCTTCTTTACCTACGCATTCGTGAATATCGGAATGGTAAGTGGTTTATTACCGGTGGTTGGGGTGCCGCTGCCATTTATAAGTTATGGCGGTACAGCACTTGTAACGCTAGGATTTGGGGCAGGAATACTCATGAGCATTCATCGTCATCGACGCTTAGTGCAAAGCTAACCCAATTGGATGCAGCCCTTTTCCTCTGTATCTGAAGGAAATAAAAAAGCCCGGCGTACCGGGCTTTTTTATTAACAAAGGAAGAATTACTTCTTACGCTTGTTAACTGAATCTTTAAATGCTTTACCAGCAGAAAACTTAACAGTTTTTGCAGCAGCAATTTTGAGTGGCTCGCCAGTTTTTGGGTTACGACCCATACGTGCAGCGCGCTTACCAGATGCAAAAGTACCAAAGCCGATCAGTTGTACTGAGTCACCTTTAGTAACAGCTTTGATGATTGTGTCGATTGCAGAATTCAATGCGAATTCAGCTTTGGCTTTAGAAATCTCCGCGTCGTCAGCAATCGCTGCGATTAGTTCGGCTTTGTTCAAGTGAAGCTCCTTATAGATATTGATGTCAGCGCACATTACGCTTACATGATTTTAACCACAAAAAATTACAAAAATAAAGTTGCGTTACAGCAATTTTTTACTACGACTACAAATTACTCTTCCAAAACAGTAATATCAGAAACAAAATACTCGGTATCGCCAAAACAGGTAGTTGGCAAACCAATGTGTTGCTCATACTTTAGGGCAACCTTTTTGCCTAAATTAGCATTGATTTTTTGCGCCACAGCATCTTCACGCACCGTAAAGAGGAATTTTTCTGACATCGTACCTGGCATGGAAACCATGGCCAATTCACCTTCCCAGGTTTTGCAAATATAGCCGCGATTAGAGAATTTCTGCACATACCCTGCGCGCTCACCGCTTCCATAACTCCAAGTGAGCATACCCCATGTGTAGACAGAAATACCCACTAACCCTATTAAAACAAGGCTTAAGAGCCACTTTGTAAAGCTATTCATCAGAATTTCCTTGGTAAATCTCCACACAAACCCTTAGCAGGTCCTTATATCTTCTATACACAGTATATGAGCTTCCCTGCGGAAGAAATAGTCTATTTAGCTGCAACATACAAATTAAAATACTAACAATTACCTCACTTAGATAAAACCCATGGAAATTCGCCACATCATCTTTTTTATTTTTGTAGCATCTGCGGTCTTCGTTTATTTCAGAGGAAAAGTTCGCTTTGGGGTTGTCAGATCCCTTACTGACTACCAAGTACTTTTGGCGCCAGTAAATACTCTTTTATATTTATTTTCAAAAGTGAAGGCAGGTGCCTTTATTCCAGTTAGTCAATTTCCTGAGATGAAACCCATCCAAGATAACTGGGAAACCATACGCCAAGAAGCACTTTCTTTGCAGGAGGTTGGATCGATCGCAGCAGCGACTGGATATAACGATATTGGCTTTAATTCTTTCTTTCGTACCGGCTGGAAGCGTTTTCATCTCTGTTGGTACGGGAAAGAGGTGCCATCCGCCCTAGAAAAATGCCCCAAAACTGTGGCACTTCTGAAATCCATCCCCTCGGTCAAGGCCGCCATGTTCGCCTCTCTGCCCCCGGGGGCAACGCTGGTGCGCCATCGCGACCCATATGCAGGCTCCTTACGCTATCACATTGGCTTAGTCACGCCGAATGATCCCAAATGCTTTATTGATGTAGATGGTGAGCGTTATTTCTGGAAAGATGGTGAAGCGGTCATGTTTGATGAAACCTATATTCATTTCGCCGCCAATGAAACAGATCAGCAAAGAATCATCTTATTTTGCGATGTTGAGCGCCCTGTTTACACTAAAGTAGTGGAGCTATTTAATCGCTGGTTTGGGCGCCACGTAATGAGTGCCGCCTCGTCCCAAAATGTGGAGGGTGAAAAAATAGGCTTTGTAAATGTTCTCTTTACCTATTTCTATCATCTCCGCGCGCAAGCCAAAAAGTTGAAAGCAAAACATCGATCTGTTTACTACGTAGGCAAGTGGGTACTCATTCTCGGAATTTTGTGGGCTATTTTTTGGTAAACGTCGGCCCTAGTTTTTTGGGCTCAATAATTGAACAATTTGCTCGGGACTAATAGGGCCCCAAATTTCCACTCTTTTCTTACGGCTATTCTGACCCGAAACAAATTGAATCTGTTTTTGAGGTACTCTTAACTGCTTAGAAAGCCAGGCCAATAAAAGCTCATTAGCCTTATTTTCTAAGGCTGGAGCCTGAAGCGAGATTTTTAAGCAGCCGTCATGAAGGCCAACGACTTTAGTCTGCTTTGCCCCGGGTTGGCAATGCAAATTTAACGTAATTCCGGCGGGGGTTTGTTTTAACCAAATAGGTGTCATTAAAGTACTTTAAACTTAAAACATGCCATACAAAAATTCCCAAGCTCTAGAACATCTCTTTACAAGCAACCGAGAGTGGGCTGAAGGCATGATTGCTAAAGATCCTGACTTCTTCAAGCGCTTGGTTAATCAGCAGGCGCCACAATATCTTTGGATCGGCTGCGCAGACAGTCGAGTGCCTGCAAATGAAATCGTAGACCTATTGCCGGGTGAGCTATTTGTCCATCGAAATGTTGCTAACGTAGTAGTTCATACCGATCTCAATTGTTTGTCTGTTATTCAGTTTGCGATTGACTTACTCAAGGTCAAACATATTCTGGTGGTGGGTCACTACGGATGCGCCGGTGTTCATGCAGCACTTAGCGATCGTCGCGTTGGTCTTGCTGATAATTGGTTGCGTCACGTGAAGGATGTGCACCAAAAACACGAGCGTTATTTGGGTGAATTGCTACCAACAGCTAAGCGTCAAGATCGCCTATGCGAATTAAATGTTATCGAACAAGTGGTAAATGTCTGTGAAACCACAATTGTTCAAGATGCCTGGGCACGTGGACAAGAACTTACTGTCCACGGCTGGGCATATCGTCTTGACACAGGCTTAGTCAATGATTTGGGTATGTCAATCAGCTCTACAGAAGAAATGCTAGAGCGCTATGCCAAATCGGTTAAGCGCTACGAAACAGAGCAAAACTAATTTGCTCAAATCCATTTCTAATGAAGTAGGCGTCATCCTACTCAGGCTTCTTGCCCTTTTACCTTATAGCTTACTAGTCGCTATTGGTTATGGTCTTGGATATATTGCCGCTCGTATTCCGAGCGATAGAAATAGAGTAGTAAAAACAAATCTCCACTTGTGCTTTCCAAAACTAAGCCCCACCGAAGTCGATGAACTTGCCAAAGAACATTGGAAATTACTTGGACGCAGCCTGGTAGAGAAAAGTATTATCTGGTGCGGAAGTTCAAGACAGCTGAGTAATATGATTGAGGTGAAATCTGCAGTAGACCTATCCAGCAAAAAACCGCGAATTTTAGTAAATATGCACTTCACAGGCATTGAGGGCAGCATTATTTTGAGCGCACTCTCCAAAGAAAAACATTGGCCACGTACCTCTGGATTTTTTCAAAGAATGAAAAATCCATTCTTCAACAAAAAAATCGTGGATTGGCGTAATCGTTTTGGTGGAAACTCCATCGATCGACAAGGCAATGCCAAAGCAATCATTCGAGAAATTCGCAATGGGGACTTCATCATCATTGCACCCGATATTGATCTAGGACTTAAGGATTCTGAATTCGTGCCTTTTTTTGGCATTCAAACAAATACCATCACCACCATTTCCCGCTTAGCAAAAATTACTGGCGCCGATGTATGCCTGATGACTACTACTCTAAAGGCTGATAAATCAGGCTATCTTTGCGAAATTAGAGAGCCTTTAGAAAACTTTCCAGGCACAGATCCGAAGTCAGACACTGCGCGCCTTAATCAATATTTTGAAGATGAGATTCGTCTTCGTCCAGCTGAGTACTACTGGGTACATAAGCGCTTTAAAAACTCTCCAGATAGCGGTCAAAGCCCCTATAACCCTTCTAAATAAAGGTCACTTGCCCTATCATTGAGGCATGACAGAGCGAATTGGGCTATTTGCCGATCTCCACAGCAATCTAGAAGCTTTTGAAGCCTGCATGGCTCGTGCCCAAGAGCTCGGCGTTACCCGCATGGTTTTTTTAGGTGACCTCGTGGGCTATAACGCTGACCCAATTGCCCTGATTGATCGCATTGCCGATCTTGTAGAAAGCCAAAAGGCGATCGCCATTCTTGGCAATCATGATGAAGCTGTTTTCAAGGATAGTCGCGAGCAGATGAATGCCAGCGCTAACGCTGCTATTGAATGGACCAAATCTCAACTCAGCAATAGTCATATTGAGTTTCTTAAAAATCTACCGCTCATTGTTCAAGAAGAGAAAATCTGTTTTGTGCATGCATCCGCACACAATCCTGCTGACTGGAATTACATTACGGACAGCATGAGTGCGTGGCGTTGTGTACAAAACTCTGGAAAAAATTACACCTTTGTTGGACATGCACATGAGCAAGCACTCTTTTATCAAAGTGCGGTTGGGAAATTGATTCGCTTTGCACCACATCCTGGTGATGAAATTCCAGTACTGCATCATCGCCAATGGGTAGGTGTTGTGGGCTCTCTTGGTCAACCCAGAGATGGAAATCCTGAGGCCTGCTTTGCTGTCTTTGAACCCGAAGCTGAAATTCTTACATTTCATCGCGTGGCCTACGATCACTTTACTGCTGCAGATAAAGTACGTCGCGCTGGGCTACCAGAAGACTTGGCAAATCGCCTTATTACCGGCAAATAAAATCAATGCCAATCAACACCGATATTGAAGCAGTAGACGATATATTTCAGGAAGGCAAAGTAGTGGATGGCTTTGTCTTGGGCAAGGAAGTCCATCGCGGCGGAATGGCGAGCCTCTTTTCG
This genomic window contains:
- the mrdA gene encoding penicillin-binding protein 2: MVSFKKPDLDSFQERIHIATLFVTFCFLLLITRLVWLQLVSHGKYALLAESNRIALVPAPANRGLLIDRNGIVIGRNYSALTLDVNAEEVKGNVDQLINDLSEIIDISPRDRRNFKRSLEDSRNMGTFPLRSMLNETETARFMANRYRFPGVEIRARSFREYPYNELASHLIGYIGRVSQKDKERMQAEIEGAKADDPDALQASFLPGIQYVGKIGLEQSYENVLRGVPGYDQVEITAGGKPVRTLSSSPSVPGKNVVLSVDIKLQYLVEQLYGNFRGAFVAIEPETGDVLAFVSKPNFNPNDFVEGIDSVTWKELNDSPQKPLYNRPLKGIYPPGSTYKPFMALAALENKKRTPSQTISDPGYFDFGNHTFRDDKKGGHGIVDMQKSIVESCDTYYYLLARDMGVNMMHDFMKPLGFGQITGIDLQGESKGVLPSTEWKKNTFKKPEQQKWYEGETISLGIGQGYNAFTILQLAHAMANVANNGIVMKPHLVKAIEDPFTRNRVLTTPKESYRIDLNAENIEVIKKAMLEVNITGTSAAAFKGTGYQVGGKTGTAQVFSLNSKEYKHSATAEFLRDHALYIAFAPVDKPTIVIAMVVENAGFGAQHAAPIARKALDYYIEGKWPKEIPEWKRAP
- the rodA gene encoding rod shape-determining protein RodA; this encodes MEKSPLIKVKGFFLGIFAGLDRQLGLILLGLAAAGFFTFLSASQNTPVQIADELRNLALSFVVMWVVSRIPPKWLEMGAVWIYGFGVALLVAVAVFGLIKKGARRWLNIGFVIQPSEIMKIAMPLMLAWYFQKREGIQKSWDYGVAAIILAIPVFLIARQPDLGTALLVFAAGLYVIILAGLPWKWILPFVGLGVLGILLIIIFGSTICAHDVVWPLVHNYQKHRICTLLDPTSDPLGKGFHTIQSMIAIGSGGFFGKGWFQGTQAHLEFIPEKHTDFVFAVFSEEFGLLGNLVLLGLFFALIKRGLAISASAPNLFTRLLGAAVTLIFFTYAFVNIGMVSGLLPVVGVPLPFISYGGTALVTLGFGAGILMSIHRHRRLVQS
- a CDS encoding HU family DNA-binding protein — translated: MCADINIYKELHLNKAELIAAIADDAEISKAKAEFALNSAIDTIIKAVTKGDSVQLIGFGTFASGKRAARMGRNPKTGEPLKIAAAKTVKFSAGKAFKDSVNKRKK
- a CDS encoding aspartyl/asparaginyl beta-hydroxylase domain-containing protein; protein product: MRHIIFFIFVASAVFVYFRGKVRFGVVRSLTDYQVLLAPVNTLLYLFSKVKAGAFIPVSQFPEMKPIQDNWETIRQEALSLQEVGSIAAATGYNDIGFNSFFRTGWKRFHLCWYGKEVPSALEKCPKTVALLKSIPSVKAAMFASLPPGATLVRHRDPYAGSLRYHIGLVTPNDPKCFIDVDGERYFWKDGEAVMFDETYIHFAANETDQQRIILFCDVERPVYTKVVELFNRWFGRHVMSAASSQNVEGEKIGFVNVLFTYFYHLRAQAKKLKAKHRSVYYVGKWVLILGILWAIFW
- a CDS encoding DUF167 domain-containing protein, encoding MTPIWLKQTPAGITLNLHCQPGAKQTKVVGLHDGCLKISLQAPALENKANELLLAWLSKQLRVPQKQIQFVSGQNSRKKRVEIWGPISPEQIVQLLSPKN
- the can gene encoding carbonate dehydratase, giving the protein MPYKNSQALEHLFTSNREWAEGMIAKDPDFFKRLVNQQAPQYLWIGCADSRVPANEIVDLLPGELFVHRNVANVVVHTDLNCLSVIQFAIDLLKVKHILVVGHYGCAGVHAALSDRRVGLADNWLRHVKDVHQKHERYLGELLPTAKRQDRLCELNVIEQVVNVCETTIVQDAWARGQELTVHGWAYRLDTGLVNDLGMSISSTEEMLERYAKSVKRYETEQN
- a CDS encoding lipid A biosynthesis acyltransferase, producing MPNRLSATKQSKTNLLKSISNEVGVILLRLLALLPYSLLVAIGYGLGYIAARIPSDRNRVVKTNLHLCFPKLSPTEVDELAKEHWKLLGRSLVEKSIIWCGSSRQLSNMIEVKSAVDLSSKKPRILVNMHFTGIEGSIILSALSKEKHWPRTSGFFQRMKNPFFNKKIVDWRNRFGGNSIDRQGNAKAIIREIRNGDFIIIAPDIDLGLKDSEFVPFFGIQTNTITTISRLAKITGADVCLMTTTLKADKSGYLCEIREPLENFPGTDPKSDTARLNQYFEDEIRLRPAEYYWVHKRFKNSPDSGQSPYNPSK